One window from the genome of Myripristis murdjan chromosome 6, fMyrMur1.1, whole genome shotgun sequence encodes:
- the LOC115360778 gene encoding proline-rich extensin-like protein EPR1 isoform X3 translates to MGGNSPSHLRYEDDGEGGGVSFLKGIRLSDRVINRMRECPGVVSPHCCPNGSAPSHSPEPEAPVATPVPAPSVEHVLPLLTPTPTPPPQEMAPSPPSVESTSQPLPAQPLKLIPPPPVKFHSPPPASMETVVLPPPVEPQTPPAADPVVLTTPPASAPEPDIPSKTSPQVETVVSQMEPVVLPPPAEQQAPPPTDPVISAAPALLVAELDVPSKPSPLVETLVPHVEPIAASMPVEAESPAPPHAAEFVVLPSPPPPEPVEPLVQPLLEPEIPSMPPVAEQLVDPTVLSLPVEPIEPLSAPEPIVAAFPTKLEATLIEAAAIAPSVEPVAPETIRAEPVVSPPVVEAIPAEPVVSPPVVEAIPAEPAVSPPVFEAIPAEPAFPSGTAETVPGEPVILPSPAESVSADSSHPHEPVPFPTPPLTEAAPPPVTPPPPAEPEPAGPPPAPTTTPAPEPIFEESPPPCPSAEVAILHTDPSVNEPVDEPMAPPPPDPAEEPSVPPSLPPVVEDVAPEAAAALPSAAEVEEELRRKIKEELQRELELEISQRRQELQQELEEMKAQVRAKAKAAAQAQVEEQVRKTLEAEKAVYRESLKEAIIKERMKTDDERLMAQLYWMELKAHKLDEKEKELQKQESLFKEHVAKLEAKSAQFYKVTAENFQKGKEEAHNRFTRFNIKPICGDLQSQILKCYRENTGKTLSCSGIASAYMQCVDNAKQNKLSTGG, encoded by the exons ATGGGTGGTAACAGCCCAAGCCACCTCAGATATGAAGATGATGGAGAAGGCGGCGGAGTTAGTTTTCTGAAGGGCATTCGG ctgTCGGACAGAGTCATTAACCGGATGAGGGAGTGTCCAGGGGTTGTCAGTCCTCATTGTTGCCCAAATGGAAGTGCTCCTTCACACTCACCTGAACCCGAAGCACCTGTAGCCACGCCAGTTCCTGCACCCTCTGTTGAGCACGTCTTGCCACTTCTGACACCCACCCCTACCCCACCTCCTCAGGAAATGGCCCCATCTCCTCCATCAGTTGAATCAACCTCACAGCCTCTTCCTGCTCAGCCTCTAAAACTCATCCCACCCCCACCTGTCAAATTTCACTCCCCTCCCCCTGCCTCCATGGAGACTGTAGTCCTTCCTCCACCTGTAGAGCCACAAACTCCTCCTGCAGCCGACCCCGTTGTCTTAACCACACCTCCTGCTTCAGCTCCTGAACCCGACATACCCTCTAAAACTTCCCCTCAAGTAGAAACGGTAGTTTCACAAATGGAGCCTGTAGTTCTTCCTCCACCTGCAGAACAACAAGCTCCCCCTCCAACCGACCCTGTTATCTCAGCCGCACCTGCCCTGTTAGTGGCTGAACTTGATGTGCCATCCAAACCTTCTCCCCTAGTAGAAACATTAGTCCCACATGTGGAGCCTATAGCCGCATCGATGCCTGTGGAGGCTGaatctcctgctcctcctcatgCAGCAGAGTTTGTagtcctcccctcccctcctcctccagaacCTGTTGAGCCCCTCGTCCAGCCCCTTCTCGAGCCAGAAATCCCATCTATGCCCCCAGTAGCAGAGCAGCTTGTTGATCCCACTGTCTTATCTCTACCTGTGGAGCCCATTGAACCTCTATCTGCACCTGAACCCATAGTTGCAGCTTTTCCCACCAAACTTGAAGCTACTCTGATTGAAGCTGCTGCCATAGCTCCTTCTGTTGAACCTGTTGCTCCTGAGACTATTAGAGCTGAACCTGTAGTTTCACCTCCTGTAGTTGAG GCTATTCCAGCTGAACCTGTAGTTTCACCTCCTGTAGTTGAGGCTATTCCAGCTGAACCTGCAGTTTCACCTCCTGTATTTGAGGCTATTCCAGCTGAACCTGCATTCCCATCTGGTACAGCTGAAACGGTCCCAGGTGAGCCTGTAATTTTACCTTCTCCAGCTGAGAGTGTGTCTGCTGATTCATCTCATCCTCATGAGCCGGTTCCCTTTCCCACACCTCCACTCACAGAAGCAGCACCACCCCCAGTTACACCTCCACCCCCTGCTGAGCCCGAGCCTGCAGGCCCCCCTCCTGCCCCGACTACCACACCTGCACCAGAGCCCATTTTTGAAGAATCACCACCACCTTGTCCCTCCGCTGAGGTTGCCATCCTTCACACTGATCCATCCGTAAATGAACCTGTTGACGAACCCAtggccccccctcctcctgatCCAGCTGAGGAGCCCAGTGTTCCCCCATCTCTCCCCCCTGTTGTTGAGGATGTAGCCCCTGAAGCTGCCGCAGCACTACCATCTGCAGCTG AGGTTGAGGaagagctgaggaggaagatCAAAGAGGAACTGCAGagagagctggagctggagatcagccagaggaggcaggagctTCAGCAAGA gctggaGGAGATGAAGGCCCAGGTCAGAGCAAAGGCCAAGGCAGCGGCCCAGGCCCAGGTGGAGGAGCAGGTGAGGAAGACCCTGGAGGCGGAGAAGGCGGTGTACAGAGAGAGCCTGAAAGAAGCCATCATAAAGGAGCGCATGAAGACAGACGACGAGAGGCTCATGGCTCAGCTCTAT TGGATGGAGCTTAAG gCCCACAAACTGGacgagaaagagaaagaactgCAGAAACAGGAGTCGCTCTTCAAGGAACATGTCGCAAAACTTGAAGCAAAG AGTGCTCAGTTTTACAAAGTTACCGCCGAGAACTTCCAGAAAGGCAAAGAGGAGGCACACAACCGTTTCAC GCGTTTCAACATCAAGCCAATATGCGGTGACCTGCAGAGTCAGATCTTAAAATGCTACAGGGAGAACACCGGCAAGACTCTGTCCTGCTCAGGGATTGCCTCTGCGTACATGCAGTGTGTGGACAACGCCAAGCAA AATAAGCTGAGCACCGGAGGTTAA
- the LOC115360778 gene encoding vegetative cell wall protein gp1-like isoform X2 — protein MGGNSPSHLRYEDDGEGGGVSFLKGIRLSDRVINRMRECPGVVSPHCCPNGSAPSHSPEPEAPVATPVPAPSVEHVLPLLTPTPTPPPQEMAPSPPSVESTSQPLPAQPLKLIPPPPVKFHSPPPASMETVVLPPPVEPQTPPAADPVVLTTPPASAPEPDIPSKTSPQVETVVSQMEPVVLPPPAEQQAPPPTDPVISAAPALLVAELDVPSKPSPLVETLVPHVEPIAASMPVEAESPAPPHAAEFVVLPSPPPPEPVEPLVQPLLEPEIPSMPPVAEQLVDPTVLSLPVEPIEPLSAPEPIVAAFPTKLEATLIEAAAIAPSVEPVAPETIRAEPVVSPPVVEAIPAEPAVSPPVFEPIPAEPAVSPPVFEAIPAEPVVSPPVVEAIPAEPAVSPPVFEAIPAEPAFPSGTAETVPGEPVILPSPAESVSADSSHPHEPVPFPTPPLTEAAPPPVTPPPPAEPEPAGPPPAPTTTPAPEPIFEESPPPCPSAEVAILHTDPSVNEPVDEPMAPPPPDPAEEPSVPPSLPPVVEDVAPEAAAALPSAAEVEEELRRKIKEELQRELELEISQRRQELQQELEEMKAQVRAKAKAAAQAQVEEQVRKTLEAEKAVYRESLKEAIIKERMKTDDERLMAQLYAHKLDEKEKELQKQESLFKEHVAKLEAKSAQFYKVTAENFQKGKEEAHNRFTRFNIKPICGDLQSQILKCYRENTGKTLSCSGIASAYMQCVDNAKQNKLSTGG, from the exons ATGGGTGGTAACAGCCCAAGCCACCTCAGATATGAAGATGATGGAGAAGGCGGCGGAGTTAGTTTTCTGAAGGGCATTCGG ctgTCGGACAGAGTCATTAACCGGATGAGGGAGTGTCCAGGGGTTGTCAGTCCTCATTGTTGCCCAAATGGAAGTGCTCCTTCACACTCACCTGAACCCGAAGCACCTGTAGCCACGCCAGTTCCTGCACCCTCTGTTGAGCACGTCTTGCCACTTCTGACACCCACCCCTACCCCACCTCCTCAGGAAATGGCCCCATCTCCTCCATCAGTTGAATCAACCTCACAGCCTCTTCCTGCTCAGCCTCTAAAACTCATCCCACCCCCACCTGTCAAATTTCACTCCCCTCCCCCTGCCTCCATGGAGACTGTAGTCCTTCCTCCACCTGTAGAGCCACAAACTCCTCCTGCAGCCGACCCCGTTGTCTTAACCACACCTCCTGCTTCAGCTCCTGAACCCGACATACCCTCTAAAACTTCCCCTCAAGTAGAAACGGTAGTTTCACAAATGGAGCCTGTAGTTCTTCCTCCACCTGCAGAACAACAAGCTCCCCCTCCAACCGACCCTGTTATCTCAGCCGCACCTGCCCTGTTAGTGGCTGAACTTGATGTGCCATCCAAACCTTCTCCCCTAGTAGAAACATTAGTCCCACATGTGGAGCCTATAGCCGCATCGATGCCTGTGGAGGCTGaatctcctgctcctcctcatgCAGCAGAGTTTGTagtcctcccctcccctcctcctccagaacCTGTTGAGCCCCTCGTCCAGCCCCTTCTCGAGCCAGAAATCCCATCTATGCCCCCAGTAGCAGAGCAGCTTGTTGATCCCACTGTCTTATCTCTACCTGTGGAGCCCATTGAACCTCTATCTGCACCTGAACCCATAGTTGCAGCTTTTCCCACCAAACTTGAAGCTACTCTGATTGAAGCTGCTGCCATAGCTCCTTCTGTTGAACCTGTTGCTCCTGAGACTATTAGAGCTGAACCTGTAGTTTCACCTCCTGTAGTTGAGGCTATTCCAGCTGAACCTGCAGTTTCACCTCCTGTATTTGAACCTATTCCAGCTGAACCTGCAGTTTCACCTCCTGTATTTGAGGCTATTCCAGCTGAACCTGTAGTTTCACCTCCTGTAGTTGAGGCTATTCCAGCTGAACCTGCAGTTTCACCTCCTGTATTTGAGGCTATTCCAGCTGAACCTGCATTCCCATCTGGTACAGCTGAAACGGTCCCAGGTGAGCCTGTAATTTTACCTTCTCCAGCTGAGAGTGTGTCTGCTGATTCATCTCATCCTCATGAGCCGGTTCCCTTTCCCACACCTCCACTCACAGAAGCAGCACCACCCCCAGTTACACCTCCACCCCCTGCTGAGCCCGAGCCTGCAGGCCCCCCTCCTGCCCCGACTACCACACCTGCACCAGAGCCCATTTTTGAAGAATCACCACCACCTTGTCCCTCCGCTGAGGTTGCCATCCTTCACACTGATCCATCCGTAAATGAACCTGTTGACGAACCCAtggccccccctcctcctgatCCAGCTGAGGAGCCCAGTGTTCCCCCATCTCTCCCCCCTGTTGTTGAGGATGTAGCCCCTGAAGCTGCCGCAGCACTACCATCTGCAGCTG AGGTTGAGGaagagctgaggaggaagatCAAAGAGGAACTGCAGagagagctggagctggagatcagccagaggaggcaggagctTCAGCAAGA gctggaGGAGATGAAGGCCCAGGTCAGAGCAAAGGCCAAGGCAGCGGCCCAGGCCCAGGTGGAGGAGCAGGTGAGGAAGACCCTGGAGGCGGAGAAGGCGGTGTACAGAGAGAGCCTGAAAGAAGCCATCATAAAGGAGCGCATGAAGACAGACGACGAGAGGCTCATGGCTCAGCTCTAT gCCCACAAACTGGacgagaaagagaaagaactgCAGAAACAGGAGTCGCTCTTCAAGGAACATGTCGCAAAACTTGAAGCAAAG AGTGCTCAGTTTTACAAAGTTACCGCCGAGAACTTCCAGAAAGGCAAAGAGGAGGCACACAACCGTTTCAC GCGTTTCAACATCAAGCCAATATGCGGTGACCTGCAGAGTCAGATCTTAAAATGCTACAGGGAGAACACCGGCAAGACTCTGTCCTGCTCAGGGATTGCCTCTGCGTACATGCAGTGTGTGGACAACGCCAAGCAA AATAAGCTGAGCACCGGAGGTTAA
- the LOC115360778 gene encoding proline-rich extensin-like protein EPR1 isoform X1, translated as MGGNSPSHLRYEDDGEGGGVSFLKGIRLSDRVINRMRECPGVVSPHCCPNGSAPSHSPEPEAPVATPVPAPSVEHVLPLLTPTPTPPPQEMAPSPPSVESTSQPLPAQPLKLIPPPPVKFHSPPPASMETVVLPPPVEPQTPPAADPVVLTTPPASAPEPDIPSKTSPQVETVVSQMEPVVLPPPAEQQAPPPTDPVISAAPALLVAELDVPSKPSPLVETLVPHVEPIAASMPVEAESPAPPHAAEFVVLPSPPPPEPVEPLVQPLLEPEIPSMPPVAEQLVDPTVLSLPVEPIEPLSAPEPIVAAFPTKLEATLIEAAAIAPSVEPVAPETIRAEPVVSPPVVEAIPAEPAVSPPVFEPIPAEPAVSPPVFEAIPAEPVVSPPVVEAIPAEPAVSPPVFEAIPAEPAFPSGTAETVPGEPVILPSPAESVSADSSHPHEPVPFPTPPLTEAAPPPVTPPPPAEPEPAGPPPAPTTTPAPEPIFEESPPPCPSAEVAILHTDPSVNEPVDEPMAPPPPDPAEEPSVPPSLPPVVEDVAPEAAAALPSAAEVEEELRRKIKEELQRELELEISQRRQELQQELEEMKAQVRAKAKAAAQAQVEEQVRKTLEAEKAVYRESLKEAIIKERMKTDDERLMAQLYWMELKAHKLDEKEKELQKQESLFKEHVAKLEAKSAQFYKVTAENFQKGKEEAHNRFTRFNIKPICGDLQSQILKCYRENTGKTLSCSGIASAYMQCVDNAKQNKLSTGG; from the exons ATGGGTGGTAACAGCCCAAGCCACCTCAGATATGAAGATGATGGAGAAGGCGGCGGAGTTAGTTTTCTGAAGGGCATTCGG ctgTCGGACAGAGTCATTAACCGGATGAGGGAGTGTCCAGGGGTTGTCAGTCCTCATTGTTGCCCAAATGGAAGTGCTCCTTCACACTCACCTGAACCCGAAGCACCTGTAGCCACGCCAGTTCCTGCACCCTCTGTTGAGCACGTCTTGCCACTTCTGACACCCACCCCTACCCCACCTCCTCAGGAAATGGCCCCATCTCCTCCATCAGTTGAATCAACCTCACAGCCTCTTCCTGCTCAGCCTCTAAAACTCATCCCACCCCCACCTGTCAAATTTCACTCCCCTCCCCCTGCCTCCATGGAGACTGTAGTCCTTCCTCCACCTGTAGAGCCACAAACTCCTCCTGCAGCCGACCCCGTTGTCTTAACCACACCTCCTGCTTCAGCTCCTGAACCCGACATACCCTCTAAAACTTCCCCTCAAGTAGAAACGGTAGTTTCACAAATGGAGCCTGTAGTTCTTCCTCCACCTGCAGAACAACAAGCTCCCCCTCCAACCGACCCTGTTATCTCAGCCGCACCTGCCCTGTTAGTGGCTGAACTTGATGTGCCATCCAAACCTTCTCCCCTAGTAGAAACATTAGTCCCACATGTGGAGCCTATAGCCGCATCGATGCCTGTGGAGGCTGaatctcctgctcctcctcatgCAGCAGAGTTTGTagtcctcccctcccctcctcctccagaacCTGTTGAGCCCCTCGTCCAGCCCCTTCTCGAGCCAGAAATCCCATCTATGCCCCCAGTAGCAGAGCAGCTTGTTGATCCCACTGTCTTATCTCTACCTGTGGAGCCCATTGAACCTCTATCTGCACCTGAACCCATAGTTGCAGCTTTTCCCACCAAACTTGAAGCTACTCTGATTGAAGCTGCTGCCATAGCTCCTTCTGTTGAACCTGTTGCTCCTGAGACTATTAGAGCTGAACCTGTAGTTTCACCTCCTGTAGTTGAGGCTATTCCAGCTGAACCTGCAGTTTCACCTCCTGTATTTGAACCTATTCCAGCTGAACCTGCAGTTTCACCTCCTGTATTTGAGGCTATTCCAGCTGAACCTGTAGTTTCACCTCCTGTAGTTGAGGCTATTCCAGCTGAACCTGCAGTTTCACCTCCTGTATTTGAGGCTATTCCAGCTGAACCTGCATTCCCATCTGGTACAGCTGAAACGGTCCCAGGTGAGCCTGTAATTTTACCTTCTCCAGCTGAGAGTGTGTCTGCTGATTCATCTCATCCTCATGAGCCGGTTCCCTTTCCCACACCTCCACTCACAGAAGCAGCACCACCCCCAGTTACACCTCCACCCCCTGCTGAGCCCGAGCCTGCAGGCCCCCCTCCTGCCCCGACTACCACACCTGCACCAGAGCCCATTTTTGAAGAATCACCACCACCTTGTCCCTCCGCTGAGGTTGCCATCCTTCACACTGATCCATCCGTAAATGAACCTGTTGACGAACCCAtggccccccctcctcctgatCCAGCTGAGGAGCCCAGTGTTCCCCCATCTCTCCCCCCTGTTGTTGAGGATGTAGCCCCTGAAGCTGCCGCAGCACTACCATCTGCAGCTG AGGTTGAGGaagagctgaggaggaagatCAAAGAGGAACTGCAGagagagctggagctggagatcagccagaggaggcaggagctTCAGCAAGA gctggaGGAGATGAAGGCCCAGGTCAGAGCAAAGGCCAAGGCAGCGGCCCAGGCCCAGGTGGAGGAGCAGGTGAGGAAGACCCTGGAGGCGGAGAAGGCGGTGTACAGAGAGAGCCTGAAAGAAGCCATCATAAAGGAGCGCATGAAGACAGACGACGAGAGGCTCATGGCTCAGCTCTAT TGGATGGAGCTTAAG gCCCACAAACTGGacgagaaagagaaagaactgCAGAAACAGGAGTCGCTCTTCAAGGAACATGTCGCAAAACTTGAAGCAAAG AGTGCTCAGTTTTACAAAGTTACCGCCGAGAACTTCCAGAAAGGCAAAGAGGAGGCACACAACCGTTTCAC GCGTTTCAACATCAAGCCAATATGCGGTGACCTGCAGAGTCAGATCTTAAAATGCTACAGGGAGAACACCGGCAAGACTCTGTCCTGCTCAGGGATTGCCTCTGCGTACATGCAGTGTGTGGACAACGCCAAGCAA AATAAGCTGAGCACCGGAGGTTAA
- the LOC115360778 gene encoding calphotin-like isoform X4 translates to MGGNSPSHLRYEDDGEGGGVSFLKGIRLSDRVINRMRECPGVVSPHCCPNGSAPSHSPEPEAPVATPVPAPSVEHVLPLLTPTPTPPPQEMAPSPPSVESTSQPLPAQPLKLIPPPPVKFHSPPPASMETVVLPPPVEPQTPPAADPVVLTTPPASAPEPDIPSKTSPQVETVVSQMEPVVLPPPAEQQAPPPTDPVISAAPALLVAELDVPSKPSPLVETLVPHVEPIAASMPVEAESPAPPHAAEFVVLPSPPPPEPVEPLVQPLLEPEIPSMPPVAEQLVDPTVLSLPVEPIEPLSAPEPIVAAFPTKLEATLIEAAAIAPSVEPVAPETIRAEPVVSPPVVEAIPAEPAVSPPVFEPIPAEPAVSPPVFEAIPAEPVVSPPVVEAIPAEPAVSPPVFEAIPAEPAFPSGTAETVPEAAPPPVTPPPPAEPEPAGPPPAPTTTPAPEPIFEESPPPCPSAEVAILHTDPSVNEPVDEPMAPPPPDPAEEPSVPPSLPPVVEDVAPEAAAALPSAAEVEEELRRKIKEELQRELELEISQRRQELQQELEEMKAQVRAKAKAAAQAQVEEQVRKTLEAEKAVYRESLKEAIIKERMKTDDERLMAQLYWMELKAHKLDEKEKELQKQESLFKEHVAKLEAKSAQFYKVTAENFQKGKEEAHNRFTRFNIKPICGDLQSQILKCYRENTGKTLSCSGIASAYMQCVDNAKQNKLSTGG, encoded by the exons ATGGGTGGTAACAGCCCAAGCCACCTCAGATATGAAGATGATGGAGAAGGCGGCGGAGTTAGTTTTCTGAAGGGCATTCGG ctgTCGGACAGAGTCATTAACCGGATGAGGGAGTGTCCAGGGGTTGTCAGTCCTCATTGTTGCCCAAATGGAAGTGCTCCTTCACACTCACCTGAACCCGAAGCACCTGTAGCCACGCCAGTTCCTGCACCCTCTGTTGAGCACGTCTTGCCACTTCTGACACCCACCCCTACCCCACCTCCTCAGGAAATGGCCCCATCTCCTCCATCAGTTGAATCAACCTCACAGCCTCTTCCTGCTCAGCCTCTAAAACTCATCCCACCCCCACCTGTCAAATTTCACTCCCCTCCCCCTGCCTCCATGGAGACTGTAGTCCTTCCTCCACCTGTAGAGCCACAAACTCCTCCTGCAGCCGACCCCGTTGTCTTAACCACACCTCCTGCTTCAGCTCCTGAACCCGACATACCCTCTAAAACTTCCCCTCAAGTAGAAACGGTAGTTTCACAAATGGAGCCTGTAGTTCTTCCTCCACCTGCAGAACAACAAGCTCCCCCTCCAACCGACCCTGTTATCTCAGCCGCACCTGCCCTGTTAGTGGCTGAACTTGATGTGCCATCCAAACCTTCTCCCCTAGTAGAAACATTAGTCCCACATGTGGAGCCTATAGCCGCATCGATGCCTGTGGAGGCTGaatctcctgctcctcctcatgCAGCAGAGTTTGTagtcctcccctcccctcctcctccagaacCTGTTGAGCCCCTCGTCCAGCCCCTTCTCGAGCCAGAAATCCCATCTATGCCCCCAGTAGCAGAGCAGCTTGTTGATCCCACTGTCTTATCTCTACCTGTGGAGCCCATTGAACCTCTATCTGCACCTGAACCCATAGTTGCAGCTTTTCCCACCAAACTTGAAGCTACTCTGATTGAAGCTGCTGCCATAGCTCCTTCTGTTGAACCTGTTGCTCCTGAGACTATTAGAGCTGAACCTGTAGTTTCACCTCCTGTAGTTGAGGCTATTCCAGCTGAACCTGCAGTTTCACCTCCTGTATTTGAACCTATTCCAGCTGAACCTGCAGTTTCACCTCCTGTATTTGAGGCTATTCCAGCTGAACCTGTAGTTTCACCTCCTGTAGTTGAGGCTATTCCAGCTGAACCTGCAGTTTCACCTCCTGTATTTGAGGCTATTCCAGCTGAACCTGCATTCCCATCTGGTACAGCTGAAACGGTCCCAG AAGCAGCACCACCCCCAGTTACACCTCCACCCCCTGCTGAGCCCGAGCCTGCAGGCCCCCCTCCTGCCCCGACTACCACACCTGCACCAGAGCCCATTTTTGAAGAATCACCACCACCTTGTCCCTCCGCTGAGGTTGCCATCCTTCACACTGATCCATCCGTAAATGAACCTGTTGACGAACCCAtggccccccctcctcctgatCCAGCTGAGGAGCCCAGTGTTCCCCCATCTCTCCCCCCTGTTGTTGAGGATGTAGCCCCTGAAGCTGCCGCAGCACTACCATCTGCAGCTG AGGTTGAGGaagagctgaggaggaagatCAAAGAGGAACTGCAGagagagctggagctggagatcagccagaggaggcaggagctTCAGCAAGA gctggaGGAGATGAAGGCCCAGGTCAGAGCAAAGGCCAAGGCAGCGGCCCAGGCCCAGGTGGAGGAGCAGGTGAGGAAGACCCTGGAGGCGGAGAAGGCGGTGTACAGAGAGAGCCTGAAAGAAGCCATCATAAAGGAGCGCATGAAGACAGACGACGAGAGGCTCATGGCTCAGCTCTAT TGGATGGAGCTTAAG gCCCACAAACTGGacgagaaagagaaagaactgCAGAAACAGGAGTCGCTCTTCAAGGAACATGTCGCAAAACTTGAAGCAAAG AGTGCTCAGTTTTACAAAGTTACCGCCGAGAACTTCCAGAAAGGCAAAGAGGAGGCACACAACCGTTTCAC GCGTTTCAACATCAAGCCAATATGCGGTGACCTGCAGAGTCAGATCTTAAAATGCTACAGGGAGAACACCGGCAAGACTCTGTCCTGCTCAGGGATTGCCTCTGCGTACATGCAGTGTGTGGACAACGCCAAGCAA AATAAGCTGAGCACCGGAGGTTAA
- the slc35b4 gene encoding UDP-xylose and UDP-N-acetylglucosamine transporter yields MGPLFAVLLVFVGCCSNVVFLELLVRDFPGCGNIVTFAQFAFIALEGFIFEANFGRKKPTIPISNYVIMVTMFFTVSVINNYALNFNIAMPLHMIFRSGSLIANMILGIIILKKRYSASKYLSIVLVSVGIFICTIMSAKEVNLSNEGSEEQGFYAFLRWLIGIAMLTFALLMSARMGIFQETLYKQYGKHSKEALFYNHCLPLPGFLLLSTDIYNHCVYFNQSTPVAVPVIGLTMPVMWVYLLMNVITQYVCIRGVFILTTECASLTVTLVVTLRKFLSLIISIIYFQNPFTAWHWVGTAVVFLGTLLYTEVWSSVQTALRGPDVKEKKAQ; encoded by the exons ATGGGTCCCTTGTTTGCCgttcttcttgtttttgttggctGCTGCAGCAATGTGGTGTTCCTGGAGCTACTTGTAAG AGACTTTCCTGGATGTGGCAACATTGTCACTTTTGCTCAGTTTGCATTCATTGCACTGGAGGGATTCATCTTCGAGGCAAACTTTGGGAGGAAGAAACCAACAATCCCTATAAG CAACTATGTGATCATGGTGACCATGTTCTTCACAGTTAGTGTGATTAACAACTATGCCCTCAACTTCAATATTGCCATGCCGCTGCACATGATCTTCAGATCT GGATCGCTAATCGCTAACATGATCCTGGGTATAATCATTCTGAAGAAAAG GTATTCAGCAAGTAAATACCTGTCAATAGTATTAGTTTCTGTTGGCATCTTCATATGCACCATCATGTCTGCCAAAGAAGTG AACTTGTCAAATGAAGGCTCAGAGGAGCAAGGTTTCTATGCCTTCTTGCGCTGGCTTATAG GTATTGCCATGCTGACCTTTGCTCTACTAATGTCTGCAAGAATGGGCATTTTTCAGGAGACACTGTACAAGCAGTACGGTAAACACTCCAAGGAAGCGCTCTTCTACAAT cactgtctgcctctgcctggCTTCCTGCTTCTGTCCACAGACATCTACAACCACTGTGTGTACTTCAACCAGAGCA CTCCTGTAGCGGtgcctgtgattggcctgaCCATGCCAGTAATGTGGGTCTACCTGCTGATGAACGTCATCACACA GTATGTGTGCATCCGCGGTGTCTTCATCCTGACCACAGAGTGTGCCTCGCTGACTGTCACTTTGGTGGTGACCCTGAGAAAGTTCCTCAGCctcatcatctccatcatttatttccaaaaccCCTTTACAGCCTGGCACTGGGTAGGCACAGCTGTGGTCTTCCTGGGCACCCTGCTCTACACGGAGGTGTGGAGCAGCGTGCAGACGGCCCTGCGTGGGCCAGACGTTAAGGAGAAGAAGGCACAGTGA
- the golt1bb gene encoding golgi transport 1Bb, giving the protein MISLTDSQKIGMGLTGFGVFFLFFGMMLFFDKALLAIGNILFVAGLSFVIGLERTFRFFFQRHKIKATSFFLGGVFVVLVGWPIIGVVLEIYGFFLLFRGFFPVAVGFIRRVPVLGSLLNLPGISNLVDKVGESNNMV; this is encoded by the exons ATGATTTCTCTCACGGACTCGCAAA AAATCGGCATGGGGCTGACTGGTTTCGGGgtgttcttcctcttctttgggatgatgctgttttttgataAAGCTCTTCTTGCCATTGGAAAT ATTCTGTTTGTAGCCGGTCTGTCCTTCGTCATCGGCCTGGAGCGAACGTTCAGATTCTTCTTCcagagacataaaataaaagccacaaGCTTCTTCCTGGGAGGCGTCTTTGTGGTTCTGGTTGGCTGGCCAATCATTGGAGTTGTCCTGGAGATATATGGTTTCTTCCTCTTATTCAG GGGATTTTTCCCCGTGGCAGTAGGTTTCATCAGACGGGTACCAGTGCTGGGGTCCTTGCTCAACTTACCAGGCATCAGTAAT TTGGTGGACAAAGTCGGTGAGAGCAACAATATGGTATAA